From Cellulosimicrobium cellulans, the proteins below share one genomic window:
- the murD gene encoding UDP-N-acetylmuramoyl-L-alanine--D-glutamate ligase, translated as MVRDRHDLAVPLDAARVVVAGLGVSGRAAAAALATRAAAVVTLDDRAEDADLRAAEDVDLAATDLVVVSPGWPPSHPLLVAAGERGVPVWSEVELAWRLRVDGPSGRPAPWLAVTGTNGKTTTVEMLETILRTAGLRAAAVGNVGTPVVEAVLDRTLDVLAVELSSFQLHFTHTTSPEAGAVLNVAPDHLDWHGGIDAYAADKGRVFEDAQVACVYNAADPRTEALVREADVVEGARAVGFTLGAPARGQLGVIEDVLVDRAFHAPADAPDRHTHAAELATLGDLAHLAGSDGVVPAHVVANALAAAALARAHGVAAVAVRDGLRAFRTGSHRIEQVASVDGVAYVDDSKATNAHAASASLASFAPGTVVWVAGGLAKGASFDELVAARADRLRAVVLIGVDAEPFAGALARHAPDIPVVRVDPGDTGTVMPRAVDSARRLAQAGDTVLLAPAGASMDQFRSYAARGDAFADAARALRPDHG; from the coding sequence GTGGTACGCGACCGTCACGACCTCGCGGTCCCGCTCGACGCGGCGCGCGTGGTCGTCGCTGGCCTCGGCGTCTCGGGCCGGGCTGCCGCCGCCGCCCTCGCGACCCGGGCCGCCGCCGTCGTCACGCTCGACGACCGCGCGGAGGACGCCGACCTGCGCGCCGCGGAGGACGTCGACCTCGCGGCGACAGACCTCGTCGTCGTCTCGCCGGGCTGGCCGCCGTCCCACCCGCTGCTCGTCGCGGCGGGGGAGCGGGGCGTGCCCGTGTGGAGCGAGGTCGAGCTCGCGTGGCGGCTGCGCGTGGACGGCCCGTCCGGGCGCCCCGCGCCCTGGCTCGCCGTGACCGGGACGAACGGCAAGACGACGACCGTCGAGATGCTCGAGACGATCCTGCGGACCGCCGGGCTGCGCGCGGCGGCGGTGGGCAACGTGGGCACGCCGGTCGTCGAGGCGGTGCTCGACCGGACGCTCGACGTGCTCGCCGTCGAGCTCTCGAGCTTCCAGCTCCACTTCACGCACACGACGTCGCCCGAGGCGGGCGCGGTGCTCAACGTCGCCCCCGACCACCTCGACTGGCACGGCGGGATCGACGCGTACGCGGCGGACAAGGGCCGGGTCTTCGAGGACGCGCAGGTCGCGTGCGTCTACAACGCGGCGGACCCGCGCACCGAGGCGCTGGTGCGCGAGGCGGACGTGGTCGAGGGCGCGCGCGCCGTCGGCTTCACGCTCGGCGCCCCGGCGCGCGGCCAGCTCGGCGTGATCGAGGACGTCCTCGTGGACCGCGCGTTCCACGCGCCGGCCGACGCGCCCGACCGGCACACGCACGCCGCCGAGCTCGCGACGCTCGGCGACCTCGCCCACCTGGCCGGATCCGACGGCGTCGTGCCCGCGCACGTCGTGGCGAACGCCCTCGCCGCGGCGGCCCTGGCCCGTGCGCACGGCGTCGCGGCCGTGGCCGTGCGCGACGGCCTGCGCGCGTTCCGCACGGGCTCGCACCGCATCGAGCAGGTCGCGTCGGTCGACGGCGTCGCCTACGTCGACGACTCGAAGGCGACCAACGCGCACGCGGCCTCCGCGTCGCTGGCGTCGTTCGCGCCCGGGACCGTCGTGTGGGTCGCGGGCGGCCTCGCGAAGGGCGCCTCGTTCGACGAGCTCGTCGCCGCGCGCGCCGACCGGCTGCGGGCCGTGGTGCTCATCGGCGTGGACGCGGAGCCGTTCGCGGGCGCGCTCGCCCGACACGCGCCCGATATCCCGGTCGTGCGGGTCGATCCTGGCGACACTGGGACCGTGATGCCCCGCGCCGTCGACTCCGCCCGCCGCCTCGCGCAGGCCGGCGACACGGTGCTGCTCGCCCCGGCCGGCGCGTCGATGGACCAGTTCCGCTCGTACGCCGCGCGCGGCGACGCGTTCGCCGACGCGGCGCGCGCGCTGCGCCCCGACCACGGGTAG
- the ftsW gene encoding putative lipid II flippase FtsW has protein sequence MTQTANGRGAPSTRTTPRTGAGRTSVRRRTKASTSSGARPRTPAAPTERPWLGQWNSTVTSYYLLVGATALLTIIGLVMVFSSSAVTEIAAGKSPFNAFAKQAQFVLIGLPVLLVATRIPVAWYRRLAWPALVAAVALQLLIFTPLAKNVNGNTNWIDLGAFDVQPSEVAKLALALWLGAVLGRKQRLLGQWRHVLVPAVPVAVLVIGLVLAGHDLGTALVLMALVAGAFFVSGADGRLLALGAGLAAFVVGYVFILNQSGGDRLGRIMATYRECTDTLGECYQSLHGQWALGTGGLTGVGLGASREKWSYLPEAHNDFIFAVIGEELGLFGTLLVLGLFVIVGVATSRIVRRHPDPFVKITTAAIACWIVGQAFINIGVVIGLLPVIGVPLPLVSAGGSALIMTMAALGVLISFARTEPGAAEALAARGSVVRRSLAVVGRAARPRRRAR, from the coding sequence ATGACACAGACCGCGAACGGACGAGGGGCGCCGTCGACGCGCACGACCCCTCGCACGGGCGCGGGTCGGACGTCGGTACGGCGCCGGACGAAGGCGTCGACCAGCAGCGGCGCGCGCCCCCGCACGCCCGCCGCGCCGACCGAGCGGCCCTGGCTCGGGCAGTGGAACAGCACCGTGACGAGCTACTACCTCCTCGTCGGCGCCACGGCGCTGCTGACGATCATCGGGCTCGTCATGGTGTTCTCCAGCTCGGCCGTCACGGAGATCGCCGCGGGCAAGTCCCCGTTCAACGCGTTCGCCAAGCAGGCGCAGTTCGTCCTCATCGGGCTGCCCGTGCTCCTGGTCGCCACGCGGATTCCGGTCGCGTGGTACAGGCGCCTCGCCTGGCCCGCGCTGGTCGCGGCCGTGGCGCTGCAGCTCCTCATCTTCACGCCGCTCGCGAAGAACGTGAACGGCAACACGAACTGGATCGACCTGGGCGCCTTCGACGTGCAGCCGTCGGAGGTCGCGAAGCTCGCGCTCGCGCTGTGGCTCGGCGCCGTGCTCGGTCGCAAGCAGCGGCTGCTCGGGCAGTGGCGTCACGTGCTGGTCCCCGCGGTGCCGGTCGCCGTGCTCGTCATCGGGCTCGTCCTGGCAGGTCACGACCTGGGCACCGCGCTCGTGCTCATGGCGCTCGTCGCGGGCGCGTTCTTCGTCTCGGGAGCCGACGGCCGGCTCCTCGCGCTCGGCGCCGGGCTCGCGGCCTTCGTCGTGGGCTACGTCTTCATCCTCAACCAGTCGGGCGGCGACCGGCTGGGCCGCATCATGGCCACCTACCGTGAGTGCACGGACACGCTGGGCGAGTGCTACCAGTCCCTGCACGGGCAGTGGGCGCTGGGCACCGGGGGCCTCACGGGCGTCGGGCTCGGTGCCAGCCGCGAGAAGTGGAGCTACCTCCCGGAGGCGCACAACGACTTCATCTTCGCCGTGATCGGCGAGGAGCTGGGCCTCTTCGGCACGCTCCTCGTCCTCGGCCTGTTCGTGATCGTCGGCGTCGCGACGAGCCGGATCGTCCGGCGGCACCCGGACCCGTTCGTGAAGATCACGACCGCGGCGATCGCGTGCTGGATCGTCGGGCAGGCGTTCATCAACATCGGCGTCGTGATCGGGCTGCTCCCCGTGATCGGCGTCCCGTTGCCGCTCGTCTCCGCCGGCGGCTCGGCGCTCATCATGACCATGGCCGCGCTCGGGGTGCTCATCTCGTTCGCGCGCACGGAGCCCGGCGCGGCCGAGGCGCTGGCGGCGCGGGGGAGCGTCGTACGGCGCTCGCTCGCGGTCGTCGGCCGGGCGGCCCGGCCCCGGCGCCGAGCACGATGA
- the murG gene encoding undecaprenyldiphospho-muramoylpentapeptide beta-N-acetylglucosaminyltransferase encodes MTTIGSVVLAGGGTAGHVNPLLAVADELRAREPGVVVTALGVAGGLEDDLVPARGYPLRHVPRVPLPRRPSAEWVNLPGRLKSAVDAAGAVIDETGARVVVGFGGYVSTPAYLAARRRDVPVVIHEQNARPGLANRLGARWAARVGVTFEGTPLKGGVVTGLPLRREIQDLVAARAADAGAVRADAAARLGLDPGRRTLVVTGGSLGAQSLNEAVSGAADALLGAGAQVLHLTGKGKDAAVRDAAAAAVASRPGARYDVREYLAEMQLALAVADLVVCRAGAGTVGELAALGIPAVYVPLPIGNGEQRLNAGPVVTAGGGLLVDDAQLDAAWVAREVPALLGDPARLDAMARAAAGAGVRDGAARVADLVAEAVAAAGQTGTRS; translated from the coding sequence GTGACGACGATCGGTTCGGTGGTGCTCGCAGGCGGCGGGACGGCGGGGCACGTGAACCCGCTCCTGGCGGTGGCGGACGAGCTGCGGGCGCGTGAGCCCGGCGTGGTGGTGACCGCGCTCGGGGTCGCGGGCGGGCTGGAGGACGACCTCGTCCCCGCGCGCGGCTACCCCCTGCGGCACGTGCCGCGCGTCCCGCTCCCGCGACGGCCGAGCGCCGAGTGGGTCAACCTCCCGGGGCGACTCAAGTCGGCGGTCGACGCCGCGGGTGCCGTCATCGACGAGACGGGTGCACGCGTCGTGGTGGGCTTCGGCGGCTACGTGTCGACCCCCGCCTACCTCGCCGCGCGCCGTCGTGACGTCCCGGTGGTGATCCACGAGCAGAACGCGCGGCCGGGGCTCGCCAACCGGCTCGGCGCCCGGTGGGCCGCGCGCGTCGGGGTGACGTTCGAGGGCACCCCGCTCAAGGGCGGCGTGGTGACGGGTCTGCCGCTGCGCCGCGAGATCCAGGACCTCGTGGCCGCCCGCGCGGCCGACGCGGGGGCGGTCCGCGCCGACGCCGCGGCGCGGCTCGGGCTCGACCCCGGTCGGCGCACGCTCGTCGTCACGGGCGGGTCGCTCGGGGCGCAGAGCCTCAACGAGGCGGTCTCCGGGGCGGCCGACGCGCTGCTCGGCGCGGGCGCGCAGGTCCTCCACCTGACGGGCAAGGGGAAGGACGCCGCCGTCCGTGACGCGGCCGCGGCCGCCGTCGCGTCCCGTCCCGGTGCGCGGTACGACGTGCGCGAGTACCTCGCCGAGATGCAGCTCGCGCTCGCCGTCGCGGACCTCGTCGTGTGCCGCGCGGGCGCAGGGACCGTGGGCGAGCTCGCGGCGCTGGGCATCCCGGCCGTGTACGTGCCCCTGCCGATCGGCAACGGCGAGCAGCGGCTCAACGCGGGCCCGGTCGTCACGGCCGGAGGCGGCCTGCTCGTCGACGACGCGCAGCTCGACGCGGCCTGGGTCGCGCGCGAGGTCCCGGCGCTGCTCGGCGACCCGGCGCGACTCGACGCGATGGCGCGCGCGGCCGCCGGTGCAGGGGTGCGCGACGGCGCGGCGCGCGTCGCCGACCTCGTCGCGGAGGCGGTCGCCGCCGCCGGCCAGACCGGGACGCGCTCGTGA
- the murC gene encoding UDP-N-acetylmuramate--L-alanine ligase produces MSVVARLLAAHGVRVQGSDARESETLVALRADGVQVWAGHDAAHVTGADTLVVSSAVRESNPELAAARAAGLRVLHRSQALASLMARGRSVAVAGAHGKTTTSAMIATVLRGGGLDPSFAIGGTVLTADGPVAGGHLGSDVLVAEADESDGSFLNYAPDVAVVTNVEPDHLDHYGSRAAFEQAFVDFAARIVPGGTLVACADDAGARALAAAHAEGGGAVVTYGAAEDADVRVSDVRPTADDGRAGVRASLTGAVGGATLDGLALRLRVPGHHNALNATAAVVTAVVLGVEPAAAVASAHGFLGTGRRFEARGEAGGVRVVDDYAHHPTEVAALLAAARPVAAGGRVLVLFQPHLYSRTATFAREFAQALEAADEVVVTGIYAAREDPDPAVGPRTITDLMDAPDVVVAAVEDRVEAAHRVADAARPGDLVLTVGAGDVTELGAVVLARIAERPAGPGAPGGGAA; encoded by the coding sequence ATGTCCGTGGTCGCACGGCTCCTCGCCGCCCACGGCGTCCGGGTGCAGGGCTCGGACGCGCGCGAGAGCGAGACGCTCGTCGCGCTCCGGGCCGACGGCGTGCAGGTCTGGGCGGGGCACGACGCCGCCCACGTCACGGGCGCGGACACGCTCGTCGTCTCGAGCGCGGTCCGCGAGTCGAACCCGGAGCTCGCCGCCGCGCGTGCCGCGGGGCTGCGCGTGCTGCACCGCTCGCAGGCGCTCGCGTCGCTCATGGCGCGCGGCCGTTCGGTCGCGGTCGCCGGCGCGCACGGCAAGACGACGACGTCCGCGATGATCGCGACGGTCCTGCGCGGCGGGGGCCTCGACCCGTCGTTCGCGATCGGCGGCACGGTGCTCACCGCGGACGGTCCCGTCGCCGGGGGGCACCTCGGGTCCGACGTCCTCGTCGCAGAGGCCGACGAGTCGGACGGCTCGTTCCTCAACTACGCGCCCGACGTCGCGGTCGTGACGAACGTGGAGCCGGACCACCTCGACCACTACGGGTCGCGCGCGGCGTTCGAGCAGGCGTTCGTCGACTTCGCGGCGCGGATCGTCCCGGGCGGGACGCTCGTCGCGTGCGCGGACGACGCCGGGGCGCGGGCGCTCGCGGCCGCCCACGCCGAGGGCGGGGGCGCGGTCGTCACCTACGGCGCAGCCGAGGACGCCGACGTGCGCGTGTCGGACGTGCGACCGACCGCCGACGACGGGCGCGCGGGGGTGCGGGCGTCGCTCACGGGTGCCGTCGGGGGCGCCACGCTCGACGGGCTCGCCCTGCGGCTGCGCGTGCCGGGCCACCACAACGCGCTGAACGCCACGGCGGCGGTCGTGACGGCGGTCGTGCTCGGCGTGGAGCCGGCGGCGGCGGTCGCCTCGGCGCACGGCTTCCTCGGCACGGGGCGCCGGTTCGAGGCACGCGGCGAGGCCGGCGGGGTGCGGGTCGTCGACGACTACGCGCACCACCCGACGGAGGTCGCGGCGCTGCTGGCCGCTGCGCGGCCCGTCGCCGCAGGTGGCCGGGTGCTCGTGCTCTTCCAGCCCCACCTGTACTCGCGCACCGCGACGTTCGCGCGCGAGTTCGCGCAGGCGCTGGAGGCTGCGGACGAGGTCGTGGTCACGGGGATCTATGCCGCACGGGAGGACCCCGACCCGGCGGTGGGACCACGCACGATCACGGACCTGATGGACGCCCCCGACGTCGTGGTGGCGGCCGTCGAGGACCGGGTGGAGGCCGCGCACCGCGTCGCGGACGCCGCGCGGCCGGGGGACCTCGTCCTCACGGTCGGCGCCGGCGACGTCACGGAGCTGGGCGCGGTGGTCCTCGCGCGGATCGCCGAGCGGCCCGCCGGCCCCGGGGCGCCCGGAGGGGGCGCGGCCTGA
- a CDS encoding cell division protein FtsQ/DivIB — MTERLAERDAMRRHRVRTRVLGWVSGALVAAAIVWLAFFSSVLGLDPEDVTISGEGTVIDPAQVEAVVAESAGVPLPRLDTVALREQVLALNGVRDVEIRRAWPAGLTVQLESREPVVAVPVDGGFALLDADGVQVRTDPAVPDGLPEIDAPLDDRGAKALDAALVLLNALPADLHAQVAEVSAPTRDAVRMTLRDGVVVEWGSSEEAALKVRVLQTLRAVPENAGVTLYDVSAPTMPVTR, encoded by the coding sequence ATGACCGAGCGGCTGGCCGAGCGCGACGCGATGCGCCGGCACCGGGTGCGCACCCGCGTGCTGGGGTGGGTCTCGGGCGCCCTCGTGGCGGCCGCGATCGTGTGGCTCGCGTTCTTCTCCTCGGTGCTCGGGCTCGACCCGGAGGACGTGACGATCTCGGGGGAGGGCACGGTGATCGACCCGGCCCAGGTCGAGGCCGTCGTCGCGGAGTCCGCCGGGGTGCCGCTGCCGCGGCTGGACACGGTCGCCCTGCGCGAACAGGTCCTGGCCCTCAACGGCGTCCGCGACGTCGAGATCCGCCGCGCCTGGCCGGCGGGGCTGACCGTGCAGCTCGAGTCGCGCGAGCCCGTGGTCGCGGTCCCGGTGGACGGCGGGTTCGCGCTGCTCGACGCGGACGGCGTGCAGGTCCGGACGGACCCCGCCGTCCCCGACGGCCTGCCGGAGATCGACGCCCCGCTCGACGACCGCGGGGCCAAGGCGCTCGACGCGGCGCTCGTGCTCCTCAACGCGCTGCCGGCCGACCTCCACGCGCAGGTCGCCGAGGTCTCGGCCCCGACGCGGGACGCCGTCCGGATGACGCTGCGCGACGGCGTCGTGGTGGAGTGGGGGAGCTCGGAGGAGGCGGCGCTCAAGGTGCGCGTCCTGCAGACGCTCCGGGCGGTCCCGGAGAACGCGGGGGTGACGCTCTACGACGTCTCGGCACCCACGATGCCGGTGACGCGGTGA
- the ftsZ gene encoding cell division protein FtsZ — MATPQNYLAVIKVVGIGGGGVNAVNRMIEVGLKGVEFIAINTDAQALLMSDADVKLDVGRELTRGLGAGADPEVGKKAAEDHAEEIEDVLRGADMVFVTAGEGGGTGTGGAPVVARIARSLGALTVGVVTRPFTFEGRRRSVQADQGIENLRNEVDTLIVIPNDRLLSMSDRNVSALQAFHQADQVLLSGVQGITDLITTPGLINLDFADVKSVMQGAGSALMGIGNARGDDRAVQAAEMAISSPLLEASIDGAHGVLLSIQGGSDLGLFEINEAARLVHEAAHTEANIIFGAVIDDALGDEVRVTVIAAGFDGGAPQVRGDARALGQVAGAQRPATSAIPVVQAARPVPPAPAPTTGAHTLPRPVVPIQPEADDVPVTLDGGSGPVPVQPTPAPTFTVVGSGDAANQNADAVPGGQNAGVEVPPRIFDEEPARRKVEELDVPDFLK, encoded by the coding sequence GTGGCAACTCCGCAGAACTACCTAGCAGTGATCAAGGTGGTCGGCATCGGCGGTGGGGGCGTGAACGCCGTCAACCGGATGATCGAGGTCGGCCTCAAGGGCGTCGAGTTCATCGCCATCAACACGGACGCGCAGGCGCTCCTCATGTCGGACGCCGACGTCAAGCTCGACGTCGGCCGCGAGCTGACGCGCGGTCTCGGCGCCGGCGCGGACCCCGAGGTCGGCAAGAAGGCCGCCGAGGACCACGCCGAGGAGATCGAGGACGTGCTGCGCGGCGCGGACATGGTCTTCGTCACCGCGGGCGAGGGCGGCGGCACCGGCACGGGCGGCGCGCCCGTCGTCGCGCGGATCGCGCGCTCGCTCGGCGCGCTCACCGTCGGTGTCGTGACCCGGCCGTTCACCTTCGAGGGTCGTCGCCGCTCCGTCCAGGCGGACCAGGGCATCGAGAACCTGCGCAACGAGGTCGACACCCTCATCGTCATCCCCAACGACCGCCTCCTGTCGATGTCCGACCGCAACGTCAGCGCTCTCCAGGCCTTCCACCAGGCGGACCAGGTGCTGCTCTCCGGCGTGCAGGGCATCACGGACCTCATCACGACGCCGGGCCTCATCAACCTCGACTTCGCCGACGTCAAGTCGGTCATGCAGGGGGCGGGCAGCGCCCTCATGGGCATCGGCAACGCGCGGGGCGACGACCGCGCCGTCCAGGCTGCCGAGATGGCGATCTCGTCACCGCTGCTGGAGGCCAGCATCGACGGCGCGCACGGTGTCCTCCTGTCGATCCAGGGCGGCTCCGACCTCGGGCTCTTCGAGATCAACGAGGCGGCGCGCCTCGTCCACGAGGCCGCCCACACCGAGGCGAACATCATCTTCGGCGCCGTGATCGACGACGCCCTGGGCGACGAGGTGCGCGTCACCGTCATCGCCGCCGGCTTCGACGGCGGTGCGCCGCAGGTCCGCGGCGACGCCCGCGCGCTCGGCCAGGTGGCCGGGGCGCAGCGCCCGGCGACGAGCGCGATCCCGGTCGTCCAGGCGGCGCGCCCGGTGCCCCCCGCGCCGGCCCCGACGACGGGAGCGCACACGCTGCCCCGTCCGGTGGTGCCGATCCAGCCGGAGGCCGACGACGTGCCCGTCACGCTCGACGGGGGCTCGGGCCCGGTCCCCGTCCAGCCGACGCCCGCCCCGACGTTCACGGTGGTCGGCTCGGGCGACGCCGCGAACCAGAACGCCGACGCGGTGCCGGGCGGCCAGAACGCGGGTGTCGAGGTGCCGCCGCGGATCTTCGACGAGGAGCCCGCGCGCCGCAAGGTCGAGGAGCTCGACGTCCCCGACTTCCTCAAGTGA
- the pgeF gene encoding peptidoglycan editing factor PgeF: MSTRPTSDGRGGVLDAAPPVVLAVDLGPGVRAGFTTRAGGVSPEPWDSLNLGLNVTDDATRVRSNRARAGAWLGAPVAFASQVHGTHVVRLDSPPRGADGAPVDSVGEADAVVAAVPGVGLGVLVADCVPVLLADAGAGVVGVAHAGRRGLAHGVVPAVLEAMRAAGARVGNVRAAVGPSACGRCYEVPATMRDDVALARPATRSTTSWGTPALDLPAGVVADLVAAGVEDVVHVDACTIEDERFFSHRRAARGGTTTGRFAGLVTLDAP, from the coding sequence ATGAGCACCCGACCGACGTCCGACGGGAGGGGCGGCGTCCTCGACGCCGCCCCTCCCGTCGTGCTCGCCGTCGACCTCGGTCCCGGGGTGCGCGCCGGGTTCACGACGCGCGCGGGTGGTGTCTCGCCGGAGCCGTGGGACTCGCTCAACCTCGGCCTGAACGTGACCGACGACGCGACACGCGTCCGGAGCAACCGTGCGCGCGCCGGCGCGTGGCTCGGGGCCCCGGTCGCCTTCGCCTCCCAGGTGCACGGCACGCACGTCGTGCGGCTGGACTCCCCGCCCCGGGGCGCGGACGGTGCGCCCGTCGACTCCGTGGGCGAGGCCGACGCGGTCGTCGCGGCCGTACCGGGCGTCGGGCTCGGCGTGCTCGTGGCCGACTGCGTGCCCGTGCTCCTCGCGGACGCCGGCGCGGGTGTCGTCGGGGTCGCGCACGCCGGACGGCGCGGGCTCGCGCACGGCGTCGTCCCGGCGGTCCTCGAGGCGATGCGCGCCGCGGGCGCGCGGGTCGGGAACGTCCGGGCCGCCGTCGGGCCGAGCGCGTGCGGGCGGTGCTACGAGGTGCCCGCGACGATGCGCGACGACGTCGCGCTCGCGCGGCCGGCCACGCGGTCCACGACGTCGTGGGGCACCCCCGCGCTCGACCTGCCGGCGGGCGTGGTGGCCGACCTCGTCGCCGCAGGGGTCGAGGACGTCGTGCACGTCGACGCGTGCACGATCGAGGACGAGCGGTTCTTCTCGCACCGGCGCGCGGCGCGCGGCGGGACGACGACCGGTCGCTTCGCCGGGCTCGTGACGCTCGACGCCCCGTGA
- a CDS encoding cell division protein SepF, translated as MAGALRKTMLYLGLADDRGEDEQDEYVDELDETGADVSHDYQAQVTPLHRALGPREVPQTSMSAAELRRITTVHPRSYNDARVIGEAFRGGTPVIMNLSDMDDADAKRLVDFSAGLIFGLHGAIERVTNKVFLLSPEHVEITGEEQAAPPAPGRAGFYNQS; from the coding sequence ATGGCGGGAGCGCTGCGCAAGACCATGCTGTATCTGGGCCTCGCTGATGATCGCGGCGAGGACGAGCAGGACGAGTACGTCGACGAGCTCGACGAGACGGGGGCGGACGTGTCGCACGACTACCAGGCCCAGGTGACGCCGCTGCACCGCGCGCTCGGACCGCGCGAGGTGCCGCAGACGAGCATGTCGGCCGCCGAGCTGCGCAGGATCACGACGGTGCACCCGCGGTCGTACAACGACGCGCGCGTGATCGGGGAGGCGTTCCGCGGTGGCACGCCCGTGATCATGAACCTGTCGGACATGGACGACGCGGACGCGAAGCGCCTGGTCGACTTCTCCGCCGGCCTCATCTTCGGGCTCCACGGTGCCATCGAGCGCGTCACGAACAAGGTGTTCCTGCTCTCGCCCGAGCACGTGGAGATCACCGGCGAGGAGCAGGCCGCGCCGCCGGCCCCCGGCCGCGCCGGGTTCTACAACCAGAGCTGA
- a CDS encoding YggT family protein encodes MIWDLITGIVGFLLWLYLLLLIGRLVFDWVQFFARDWRPRGVMLVVAEVIYSATDPPLRALRRLIPPLSLGQVRLDLAFIILFFAVTIAAQIVSSL; translated from the coding sequence GTGATCTGGGACCTCATCACAGGGATCGTCGGATTCCTGCTCTGGCTCTACCTGCTGCTGCTCATCGGTCGGCTCGTGTTCGACTGGGTGCAGTTCTTCGCGCGCGACTGGCGGCCCCGAGGCGTCATGCTCGTGGTCGCCGAGGTGATCTACTCGGCGACGGACCCGCCGCTGCGCGCGCTGCGCCGTCTCATCCCGCCGCTCTCGCTGGGGCAGGTGCGCCTCGACCTGGCGTTCATCATCCTGTTCTTCGCGGTGACGATCGCCGCGCAGATCGTGTCGTCGCTCTGA
- a CDS encoding DivIVA domain-containing protein, protein MALLTAEDILNKKFSATKFREGYDVEEVDDFLDEVVRTLNSVQEENEDLKSKLAAAERRIAELSRADASSAAVQPAVVEAPKVPEPEPAPVAPISQAVVAKNGAEPESATGMLQLAQKLHDDYVRSGQEEGDRLIAEAKEEGTRIVREAEETSHRTLSQLEQERSLLERKIDELRIFERDYRTRLKSYLQNLLGDLDNRGSALPPRSNVGGASRTSDLAPGI, encoded by the coding sequence ATGGCACTGCTCACTGCAGAGGACATCCTGAACAAGAAGTTCTCGGCGACGAAGTTCCGCGAGGGATACGACGTCGAAGAGGTCGACGACTTCTTGGACGAGGTGGTGAGGACCCTCAACTCCGTGCAGGAGGAGAACGAGGACCTCAAGTCGAAGCTCGCTGCCGCGGAGCGTCGTATCGCCGAGCTCAGCAGGGCCGACGCGTCCAGCGCTGCGGTGCAGCCCGCCGTGGTCGAGGCGCCCAAGGTGCCCGAGCCGGAGCCCGCCCCGGTGGCGCCGATCTCGCAGGCCGTCGTCGCGAAGAACGGCGCGGAGCCCGAGTCGGCGACCGGCATGCTCCAGCTCGCCCAGAAGCTGCACGACGACTACGTGCGCTCGGGCCAGGAGGAGGGTGACCGGCTCATCGCGGAGGCGAAGGAGGAGGGCACGCGCATCGTGCGCGAGGCCGAGGAGACCTCGCACCGCACGCTGTCGCAGCTCGAGCAGGAGCGCTCGCTCCTCGAGCGCAAGATCGACGAGCTGCGCATCTTCGAGCGCGACTACCGCACGCGCCTCAAGAGCTACCTGCAGAACCTGCTGGGCGACCTCGACAACCGGGGCAGCGCCCTCCCGCCGCGCAGCAACGTCGGCGGGGCGAGCCGGACGAGCGACCTCGCTCCCGGCATCTAG
- a CDS encoding TraR/DksA family transcriptional regulator has translation MTKLTTAARTAVRDRFPNLAKDVKSFPVRDGEEPWTLREAEELASELLSEKERLEGELASADEELSNLLRHSGDGAGDDQADSGSSALEREQELTLVNNVRDLLAQTSHALDRIAAGTYATCEETGLPIGKARLQAFPRANLSVEAKQRAERR, from the coding sequence ATGACCAAGCTCACCACCGCGGCCCGCACGGCCGTGCGCGACCGATTCCCGAACCTCGCGAAGGACGTCAAGTCCTTCCCCGTGCGCGACGGGGAGGAGCCCTGGACCCTGCGGGAGGCCGAGGAGCTCGCCTCCGAGCTCCTCTCGGAGAAGGAGCGCCTGGAGGGGGAGCTGGCCTCTGCCGACGAGGAGCTCTCCAATCTCCTGCGCCACTCCGGGGACGGGGCGGGGGACGACCAGGCGGACTCGGGCTCGAGCGCCCTGGAGCGGGAGCAGGAGCTGACCCTCGTCAACAACGTGCGCGACCTTCTCGCGCAGACGTCGCACGCCCTCGACCGCATCGCGGCGGGCACGTACGCGACCTGCGAGGAGACCGGGCTGCCCATCGGCAAGGCGCGCCTCCAGGCGTTCCCCCGGGCCAACCTCTCGGTCGAGGCCAAGCAGCGCGCCGAGCGGCGCTGA